TTTTGATCTGAATTATACTGTATAAACTATTATTCTATTCTTTATTGGGGTCTATGACATTGATaagaaaatttcattttcatcccTAAACTAATTTGGTAGTTGTCAGAATTGTCGATTCATTTAGAATTGGACCTTTTGATAAGTAAATTGTATTGaatattgataaattatttattgctCCAGAGTTTTGGAAACAGATTCCTCCAAGTGAGCCATATCGTGTTATTCTCAGTGATGTAAGGGACAAATTATATAATACACGGGAACGTGCTCGGCAGTTGTTAGCCAATGGAAGTTCTGAAATCCCTGAGGAGACTACCTTCACAAATGTCGAACAGGTATCATCTTGAAATAGTCTGATAAACTTTAAGATACAAATAATTGAACTTCTACACCTGTAAGGAAAGTGCTTTGAAGTGACTCATAATTGCTTCCATCTGTCTTAGATTATGTTCCATTTTTAGCACTCTGAATTTCTTGCCATTTTCTCAAGACATAAACATGAATAGTTCATTCTTTGATGTTTATGTTAGTAGCAGTGCTGAATTTCCCATCCTTATAAATTGTTTGACTTCTTGATCAAGGGAACACTGACATATATTAGGTTTGGTTGCTTTTAGTTTTCTCTGGAGCGTTTTGGTTGACCCTCTAAAAGTTTGAAGAGGATGATTTTCAAACCACTTGGAGAATTGTGTATTTCTAATAATTGTAGTAAATATGTATTAAGTTGGCAACGTTTCTTCTCTCAACTCTATTTTCTTTCCAATTTGATTCGAACAGCATCAAGTCCACAACTCTTAAAATGCAAGATTGCAGTTTTCAGAATAATTTTGATAAGTAATTTAACCGTGTTATATTAAAGCTATATAACCTTCAATTGTTTCTTGTAGTTCCTGGAGCCTCTTGAACTGTGTTATAGATCGCTGTGTGCATGTGGTGACCAACCAATAGCTGATGGAAGCCTTCTTGATTTCTTGCGCCAAGTTTCCACATTTGGGCTTTCACTTGTAAGACTTGATATCCGTCAAGAATCAGATCGGCACACTGATGTTATGGATGCTATTACAAAGCACTTGGAGATTGGATCTTATCGAGAATGGTCCGAGGAACGCAGGCAGGAATGGTTGCTATCTGAGCTCAGTGGAAAGCGCCCTCTCTTTGGCCCCGATCTTCCTAAAACAGATGAAATTGCTGATGTATTGGAAACCTTCCATGTCATTGCTGAACTTCCTTCAGACAGCTTTGGTGCTTATATCATCTCAATGGCAACAGCTCCATCTGATGTGCTTGCTGTAGAACTTTTACAACGTGAATGTCATGTGAAGCAACCATTAAGGGTTGTGCCATTGTTTGAAAAACTTGCTGATCTTGAGGCTGCTCCTGCTGCAGTAGCCCGCTTATTCTCTATAGATTGGTACAGAAACCGTATCaatgggaaacaagaagttatGATAGGGTACTCAGACTCAGGAAAAGATGCTGGCCGTCTCTCTGCAGCATGGGCACTGTACAAGGCTCAAGAGGAACTCATAAAGGTTGCAAAAGACTTAGGTGTTAAGCTTACAATGTTCCATGGCAGAGGAGGGACTGTGGGAAGAGGAGGAGGTCCCACTCATCTTGCTATATTATCTCAGCCACCAGATACTATTCATGGCTCACTTCGGGTAACAGTGCAGGGTGAAGTTATTGAACAGTCATTTGGAGAGGAGCACTTGTGCTTCAGAACACTTCAGCGTTTCACTGCTGCTACACTTGAGCATGGAATGCACCCTCCTGTGGCACCAAAACCAGAATGGCGTGCCCTCATGGATGAGATGGCAGTCATTGCTACTGAGGAGTATCGCTCCGTTGTTTTCCAGGAACCCCGTTTCGTTGAGTACTTCCGATGTGTAAGTTTTGTTCAATATTGAAGTTTCATATTTTGCAAAAATGACAACCTAATTGGTATGACTAACCAACACTGCATTAATATTGTTTGTCAACAAGAAGAAATTCATGTaaaattctcaattttaatatttcgtCAATGACATTTATGTCTGCTGCTATCATTTATTTTCGTTCTAGAATCCTGCAAATATAGTATTATCAGTTACAAAATCTTGATTTAATTGGAATACAATTATATATCTGATGATTTAAGAAACATTTGCTCTTTCCTTTGGAGTCACAACAATTTTTCTTGCAAACTGCAGGCAACACCCGAGTTGGAGTATGGAAGAATGAACATTGGCAGTCGTCCATCAAAAAGAAAGCCAAGCGGAGGAATTGAATCACTCCGTGCAATCCCTTGGATCTTTGCTTGGACTCAGACAAGGTTCCATCTGCCTGTATGGCTTGGCTTCGGGGCAGCATTTAGGCATGTAATTAAGAAGGATCCAAAGAATCTGCAAATGCTTCAAGATATGTATAATCAATGGCCTTTCTTCAGGGTCAGCCTTGACTTAGTTGAGATGGTGTTTGCCAAGGGAGACCCAGGAATTGCAGCCCTTTATGATAAACTCCTAGTGACAGAAGAACTGTGGCCATTTGGTGAGCGATTAAGGTCCATGTATGAAGAAACCAAGAGCCTTCTCCTTCAGGTAATTTATTGTTACTGCTATAgacttcatatatatatacattatgaTTCTGCATTTATGATGGTACCATCTTGTTTGTAGGTTGCTGGGCACAGAGATATCCTTGAAGGAGACCCCTACTTGAAGCAAAGACTTCGTCTTCGTGATTCATACACCACAACCCTTAATGTCCTGCAAGCCTACACATTGAAGCGAATCCGTGATCCTGACTACCATGTGAACTTGAAGCCACACTTGTCCAAAGACTACATGGAATCAAGCAACCCAGCTGCTGAGCTTGTGAAACTCAACCCTACTAGTGAATATGCTCCCGGTCTGGAAGATACCCTTATTTTAACAATGAAGGGTATAGCTGCTGGCATGCAGAACACAGGTTAAGCTATGTGGCTTTGTTACCTTTTCTTTGCAAGTGTCTTTGTGGCTTTGGATACATACTTTTTAACCAAAGTTGTTGGCTACAAGAGTGAACTAGCTCTAAATAACAGTTAATCTATCTTTTTATCATGCAATAAAACGGACCTTGATTTTAACTGCATTCTCTTCACTTTGGGATTAGTatcttattaaaatttcaaaatgatgggGGCTACAAGGCACCCTCTGTGTTCGACGCTCTCAAATTCGGTTACATGTGGAACAAACGAACAAACCTATCAGATGTTCACCATAAAGGGAACATGTGTCAGTGTGTGGTCCAAAAGTGACCAACTTCGTGAATGTCAATACCCATTTGAATCTGTGCCAATGTTTTGAACCTTTTAGCACTAGTGTACTATTTTCTTTGCACCTCTCTACggtcatattttaatttagctcttatttttcttctaaggTAGTGTGATACATAATCTAGTTAAAAGCAGGACTGAAAAGGGTCATTTTACAACTTAACTATCTCTATTATGATTTTAcgaattttattattcaaaaattttCGTTTGCAATTGGTGTATTGAATGGATATGTTAAATCTGTAATAAAATGTAggcattttcttaaaatatattgttttacaACCCATTAAAACTCGATAGTAGATTAAGCGAAAAAAAATGgtgttaaaaattttaaaataatagaagttGACTGGTAGAGTGtaatgaaataagaaaatattgtaCTTTATAGTTGGTATATTTGTGAAGAGAACAGACCACGAAGTTAATTAGTTTCATGGGAAAGatggaaaaaaagaagagacaaCACGAAGTCATTTTTCCATTGGTCTATAAAATAATGCTGAAACCCGCAAACATGATCAGACTAAACTTTTGGCAGTGTAGTATTTGATTTTTCTAAGACATCTCTTAGTAGAAATTAGGGTAGATAATTCCTAAGCTAGCCACCGTCTAAACTTTTGGTAGTGGAGAGTGATGCACCATTTATTGATTACGTTTTAATTATTGttcaattttgataaaaattaaaacaagcaACTCACTGGCCAAAAATACTTTATCTTAACATGTGGACTTAAGTATATTTAACCATGGTACATAGAAATTGACTTTAATGCTAAAAATGACCAATGTAAGTGCTTAATAAGTCTACAGAAACGTGTTCTTCGTTAACCATTTacacataaaaagaaataatcaattttcttataatagaAGTGGCATGGATTGAATACATCCAATCTAGATCCAAATAACTAAATCACATTTTggaatcaaatatatttttgttaaaaaactaacttgaatctttttttctaaatctaggTCCAAATATTTGGATCAAGTTctaaatccaaattcaaatatttggaTCAAG
The Vigna angularis cultivar LongXiaoDou No.4 chromosome 5, ASM1680809v1, whole genome shotgun sequence genome window above contains:
- the LOC108340357 gene encoding phosphoenolpyruvate carboxylase, which translates into the protein MATRKLEKMASIDAQLRLLAPSKVSDDDKLVEYDALLLDRFLDILQDLHGSDIRETVQDCYELSAEYERQNNPQKLEELGNMLTGLDAGDSIVISKSFAHMLNLANLAEEVQIAYRRRIKLLKKGDFADENSAITESDIEETFKRLVNQLKKTPQEIFDALKSQTVDLVLTAHPTQSVRRSLLQKHGRIRDCLTQLYAKDITPDDKQELDEALQREIQAAFRTDEIRRTPPTPQDEMRAGMSYFHETLWKGIPKFLRRIDTALKNIGINERVPHNAPVIQFSSWMGGDRDGNPRVTPEVTRDVCLLARMMAANLYFSQIEDLMFELSMWRCNDELRLCSDELLTSLRRDAKHYIEFWKQIPPSEPYRVILSDVRDKLYNTRERARQLLANGSSEIPEETTFTNVEQFLEPLELCYRSLCACGDQPIADGSLLDFLRQVSTFGLSLVRLDIRQESDRHTDVMDAITKHLEIGSYREWSEERRQEWLLSELSGKRPLFGPDLPKTDEIADVLETFHVIAELPSDSFGAYIISMATAPSDVLAVELLQRECHVKQPLRVVPLFEKLADLEAAPAAVARLFSIDWYRNRINGKQEVMIGYSDSGKDAGRLSAAWALYKAQEELIKVAKDLGVKLTMFHGRGGTVGRGGGPTHLAILSQPPDTIHGSLRVTVQGEVIEQSFGEEHLCFRTLQRFTAATLEHGMHPPVAPKPEWRALMDEMAVIATEEYRSVVFQEPRFVEYFRCATPELEYGRMNIGSRPSKRKPSGGIESLRAIPWIFAWTQTRFHLPVWLGFGAAFRHVIKKDPKNLQMLQDMYNQWPFFRVSLDLVEMVFAKGDPGIAALYDKLLVTEELWPFGERLRSMYEETKSLLLQVAGHRDILEGDPYLKQRLRLRDSYTTTLNVLQAYTLKRIRDPDYHVNLKPHLSKDYMESSNPAAELVKLNPTSEYAPGLEDTLILTMKGIAAGMQNTG